The Terriglobales bacterium genome segment GAGTCTGGCTGCGCCAGTCGCGATAGTCGCCTGGCGCAACTGCATCGAATCCGTCGCCGCCTTTGTTCTGGCGATAATGCTCATAGAGCATTACCAGTTTGCTCGAATCGCGAAACGGCAACGGCCGCAACAGCACTGCACGCACCATGGTGAAGAGCGATGTAGTCGCGCCGATGCCCAGCGCCATCACCAGCACGGAGACGATAGCAAATTCGGGCGAGCGCAGTAGCGTACGCGTGCCATATTTCACGTCGCGCACCATCTGCTCCAACCAGACCCGGCTCCAGGCCGCGCGCGTCTGCTCGCGAATCAGCGTCGTGTTGCCGAAGGCGCGCTGTGCTGCAGAACGAGCCTCTTTCACAGACAGCCCACGCTCCCGCTGCTCTTCCTCTTCCAATTCCAGGTCGGAGAGAAGCTCCCGCTCGAGGTCAGCATCCCGTTTCGCGGTTCCTTTCCAGCTCTGCCACCATCTCATCTCAGCTCTCTTCAGCGGCAGGCCACATAACTCGCGCCACAGCTTCCGCCATCTGCTTCCATTGCGATTCCTCGACAACAAGCTGTTTTCTGCCGACTCCCGTGAGCCGGTAATACTTGAACTCCCGGTTGCGATCTGGAGCCATCTCCCATTTCGAAGTGACCCAGCCTCGCTCCTCTAAGCGATGGAGTGCCGGATAGAGAGAGCCATGCTGCGTCTGCAGGAAATCGTTCGTGGTCCGCTGAATATGTTTGCCAATCTGATGGCCATGTGCCGGCCCATAAAGAAGCGTTCGCAAGACCAGCATGTCCAACGTGCCCTGCAGCAGATTCGCCCGTTGTTGTGCCTGCTTTTTAGTCATAGAAGACGTTCAACTCTCGATGGAGAGCGATGGTAGACATTCGACTATTGGCTGTCAAGAGCACGGAAATCAATTCCCGTCATCAAATGACGACTTCAGGGCAAGTCACTTATTGAGATGAGCCTCCTTGCCGTGCGTTTTGAATTCTGCCCGGTTGGTCGCCAAACCGGAAGTTGGACCAGCGACGAGATGGGTTTGAGCAAAGAGTTTCGTAACAGTCTCGGAACTGGTCCGCAGGGATGGAGAGCGGAAGCCGCGCCCGCATTTTTGGCGGGCGAGAAAGCCTCTCTGCGTTCTCTCCTGAAAGGGAGCTCATGCCCTTCTCGATCACGAGGATGACGAAGACGAAGAAGATCTGGTCGATGATGAGTACGAGAAGCAGATTGCTCTGGCGCTTCGCAGCATGCTGGTCGAACTGAAAGGCATGGGCTGGAAATAGGAGTGACGACTGGGGCTGACTTTTGACTCCTGTCAAGCAGGGACGAGGGCTTCAGCCTTATCGATCTGTTGTGGCGTACAGCGCCCGAGCATAATCCCAATGATTCCCATTCGACGCTGCTCGCGACCTGCCCAGCTTTTTATCTGGCTGAATCTGCGCTGCTTATGCTGCAATCACAGCGACGTTCGGCTCGCTGCTAAGCTGGAGCGATACATGCCTTCCAAACAACGAAGCACGAGGGACCAAACCATGACCGCTACTAATGCGATACGCAAGCTTGTCATGGCACACGCACAAGGCGACGCCCGGCAGTTTAGCGCGACTTTAGGTGAATACATTAGCGAAGAACGCCGCAAACGGCATCATCAACTCGCCGATGACTTAGAGCGGATTTTCAGCAATAGCACCACAGCAGCCAAGGCCGAAACTCTCACAATCCTTCGTCGATCCGGTGTTGACCTGCCGCGCGACAAGGAGAAGGGTACTTTACTT includes the following:
- a CDS encoding permease prefix domain 1-containing protein, coding for MRWWQSWKGTAKRDADLERELLSDLELEEEEQRERGLSVKEARSAAQRAFGNTTLIREQTRAAWSRVWLEQMVRDVKYGTRTLLRSPEFAIVSVLVMALGIGATTSLFTMVRAVLLRPLPFRDSSKLVMLYEHYRQNKGGDGFDAVAPGDYRDWRSQTHGFEDMAAMRGMEASSPVCIPNCQKSCRARAARPISFHFSV
- a CDS encoding PadR family transcriptional regulator, which translates into the protein MTKKQAQQRANLLQGTLDMLVLRTLLYGPAHGHQIGKHIQRTTNDFLQTQHGSLYPALHRLEERGWVTSKWEMAPDRNREFKYYRLTGVGRKQLVVEESQWKQMAEAVARVMWPAAEES